The sequence below is a genomic window from Sorangiineae bacterium MSr12523.
CCACGCGCACCGTCAGCACCTCGGCCTTGTCGCTCTGCACGCGCGACGTCACCCAGGTGCAGCTCTCCTTGCGCGGATGAATGAACAGATCCAGAGGCACACCCGACGCCGTCGCGTACGACGGGGGTACCATGCGCCAGGCTACCTCGAAGGCGCCCCACGAATATTTGGTCCGTGTATCTGCAAACGATCCGCCTGGCCCTTCCGGCCCATCGTGCGCATCGAGCCCGCCGCCCGTATCTCGAAAGGGCCCGAGCACCGAAACGTCGGTCAAAATGCCCGCTGCCCGATCCGCGCGGATGCCTGCGTCGGTTCCCTCGTCGGGCGCCAACGAACGCGCGAGCAGCGCGGCTTCTGCGCGCACGTCATCGCCCACGGCCCACGTCGTGTTGCGCGAGAGCCCTTCGAGCAGCGTGCGAACGTGCCCGTTCGATGCGCGGCCCGAAAGCTTCACCAAGATGGCCATGGCGGCGATCGCTTCCCGCTCCGCGGCAGGTCCCTTGGCCGCGAGCGCGCGCGCTACAGCTTGGCTCGCCATCGGATCGGGGGTGGCGGCGATCCAGCGTGGGCCTGCGTCTTTGGCGTCAGCGGCGCGGGCGGGCGGGGGCGCCGGAAATAGCGAAAGGGTACTTAGGAAAAACGCCGCAGGAGCAAGCAAATAGCGGCACTTATACGGAGTAAAGCGCATCGACCCTCGGTTTCACCATGCACCTTAGTATAGGAGTGACCCTACGAGAGCCTTGAGCGGAGATTATCCGCATGCTACGCGCTCGGCCCATCCCGACGTCATTCATCCAGCCCACGACATAACGTCACTAGAAGGAGAGTCCATGTCGTCCGATACCGCTTCTCCCCGTTTTGCGCCTCCTTCCCAGGGTGAGCCGATCACCATGGGGGCAGATCACAAGCTCATCGTGCCGAACAACCCGATTCTGCCGTTCATCGAAGGCGACGGAACGGGGCGCGATATCTGGCGCGCGTCGGTGCGCGTGCTCGATGCCGCCGTGGAAAAGGCGTACGGTGGGAAGCGCAAGATCGCTTGGTACGAGGTTTACGCGGGCGAGAAGGCTTTCACGAAGTTCAACACCTGGCTCCCGCAGGAGACGGTGGAGTCCTTCCGTAAGTACCTCGTGGGCATCAAGGGCCCGCTCACCACGCCGATCGGTGGTGGCATCCGCTCGCTCAATGTCGAGCTGCGCCAGCTTCTCGATCTCTACGTGTGTCTCCGTCCGGTGCGCTGGTTCAAGGGCGTGCCCAGCCCGGTGAAGGCACCGGAGAACGTGGACATGGTCATCTTCCGCGAGAACACGGAAGACATCTACGCCGGCATCGAGTTCGAAGCCGAGAGCGAGCAGGCCAAGAAGGTCCTCGCCTTCTTCGAGAAGGAATTCCCGGCGGCCTACAAGAAGGTTCGCTTCCCCGGCACGGCCGGCGTCGGCCTCAAGCCGGTCAGCCGCGAAGGCTCGGAGCGCCTCGCGCGCGCGGCCATCGAGTACGCCATCAAGAACAAGCGCAAGAGCGTCACGTTCGTGCACAAGGGCAACATCATGAAGTTCACCGAGGGTGCCTTCATGAAGTGGGGCTACGCCCTCGCCGATCGCGAATTCGGCGACAAGGTCTACACCTGGGCCACCTGGGAGAAGACCAAGGAAGCCAAGGGCGAAGACGCCGCGAACGCGGAGCAGAAGGCCGCCCTCGCGAGCGGCAAGATCCTCGTCAAGGACGCCATCGCGGACATCACGTTGCAGCAGGTCCTCACGCGCCCCAAGGAGTTCGACGTCAT
It includes:
- the icd gene encoding NADP-dependent isocitrate dehydrogenase translates to MSSDTASPRFAPPSQGEPITMGADHKLIVPNNPILPFIEGDGTGRDIWRASVRVLDAAVEKAYGGKRKIAWYEVYAGEKAFTKFNTWLPQETVESFRKYLVGIKGPLTTPIGGGIRSLNVELRQLLDLYVCLRPVRWFKGVPSPVKAPENVDMVIFRENTEDIYAGIEFEAESEQAKKVLAFFEKEFPAAYKKVRFPGTAGVGLKPVSREGSERLARAAIEYAIKNKRKSVTFVHKGNIMKFTEGAFMKWGYALADREFGDKVYTWATWEKTKEAKGEDAANAEQKAALASGKILVKDAIADITLQQVLTRPKEFDVIATLNLNGDYLSDALAAQVGGIGIAPGGNINYVSGHAIFEATHGTAPKYADLDKVNPGSVILSGEMMLRHLGWTEAADLVLKGMDGAIGSRRVTYDFARLTEGATEIACSAFGDNIIEHM